In a genomic window of Corynebacterium choanae:
- a CDS encoding FtsX-like permease family protein: MLRFALGQLRYRAGRYLAVWFAIVAAVTLTTATADIAATVQHSLRDVFSRTYPAAGVTATVAGSREESAALLEQASQIPAVTAATFDEQVTAYFAPPGQPLATVRVMAISEGPLQWRRVLEGQLPTQPGEIATSSNSIPVGSTGELRGSNGQPLIPVTVVGRVERSGVEEFSGTDFLFGNPQLVADLAGSTARGELRAATTSPAAATDVAAAFTGGGLPAVEKAATNSAVAEKLTEKYLAKRERYFLLLRLFVVVVAATALAVIASAFGVIALGRTREFALLHTLGATAGQLHIAHAIESCVLAATAVLFGLPLGRWLGSQASDHANVIGVDFPLQFHAASPPVWAAIAVAVLVLTWVAGLPAMRNAMKQDPIAALFSTDDRPRLLPRLVALVVPGIVAIVLGWWWKHTIDGTLTGVNSTARRLVGSYGVIAPIGAATLLAAGVTLIASAIIVSLLATAGKLIPLRGLAVAKLTCAYIGRGIGRAAAMSAIMLLGCVLIAAVTAGQHVLKAAVVETAAVTHDVDVTLTGVGDPVPLPLVDTLRNDPGVEAVATPPMVQLRVQLPELSTTSTVDALVLGVDQADTLTRGHQTIADADVLIGRMSPLRDQLADGATVTAQLGDFTIFDLTTSYADIPFDVIQPRRVPEEITAAAQQLEANTGGVPIVLVRVAGEANQAADNPTLANIKAAVGTSPTPVSLLERFTARESITESAQRIVTIANLMTAVALLIAAVGVTNTVLLSVQQRRRDQALLHSIGLLHRQYVLSTLAETVLITAPAAIIGILSGAILGTWSAQAITFRQVVWTLPDDPSAVIGYIIVPILVAVFAAAVGILFTSRSTRPADYR, encoded by the coding sequence ATGTTGCGTTTTGCACTTGGACAGCTCCGCTATCGTGCCGGCCGCTATTTGGCGGTGTGGTTTGCGATTGTGGCGGCGGTGACGTTGACTACCGCAACCGCGGATATTGCGGCGACAGTACAGCATTCGCTGCGAGACGTGTTTAGCCGCACCTATCCTGCTGCCGGGGTAACAGCCACAGTTGCCGGTTCCCGGGAAGAATCCGCTGCACTGCTTGAGCAGGCGTCACAAATCCCGGCAGTTACTGCCGCAACATTTGATGAACAGGTCACCGCATACTTCGCCCCACCCGGGCAGCCGCTTGCCACCGTGCGGGTGATGGCGATCAGTGAAGGCCCACTGCAGTGGCGGCGGGTATTGGAGGGGCAGCTGCCCACCCAGCCCGGGGAGATAGCCACCTCGTCGAACAGCATCCCGGTGGGATCCACAGGGGAGTTGCGGGGTAGCAACGGGCAGCCGCTCATTCCTGTGACCGTGGTTGGCCGGGTGGAACGCTCCGGGGTGGAAGAATTCTCTGGAACAGACTTCCTCTTCGGCAACCCGCAGCTGGTCGCGGATTTAGCTGGTTCCACTGCCCGCGGGGAATTACGTGCTGCCACCACCAGCCCGGCGGCAGCAACAGATGTGGCGGCAGCGTTTACCGGTGGGGGGCTGCCCGCGGTGGAGAAAGCCGCCACAAACTCGGCAGTCGCTGAGAAACTCACCGAGAAATATTTAGCGAAACGGGAACGCTATTTCCTCCTGTTGCGGCTATTTGTTGTGGTGGTTGCCGCAACCGCCTTAGCGGTGATTGCCTCCGCATTCGGGGTGATTGCGTTAGGACGCACCAGGGAGTTTGCACTCTTGCACACCCTCGGCGCGACAGCAGGTCAACTCCATATTGCACACGCTATCGAGTCGTGTGTCCTTGCTGCCACCGCCGTACTGTTTGGTCTGCCGCTGGGACGCTGGCTGGGGTCGCAAGCAAGTGATCATGCCAACGTGATCGGAGTGGATTTTCCGCTGCAATTCCATGCAGCTTCCCCGCCAGTGTGGGCGGCGATCGCCGTCGCGGTGCTGGTGTTGACCTGGGTTGCTGGGTTGCCGGCGATGCGAAACGCCATGAAGCAGGATCCGATTGCCGCCCTGTTTAGCACAGACGACCGGCCACGGCTATTGCCGCGGCTGGTTGCCCTTGTGGTACCGGGAATTGTTGCAATTGTCCTCGGCTGGTGGTGGAAACACACCATTGACGGCACGTTAACCGGGGTGAATTCCACCGCCCGACGGCTGGTCGGCAGCTATGGGGTGATTGCCCCCATCGGGGCAGCAACACTGCTCGCCGCAGGTGTCACGCTAATCGCTAGTGCCATCATCGTCAGCCTGCTGGCCACTGCCGGCAAACTCATCCCACTGCGCGGCCTTGCCGTCGCCAAACTCACCTGCGCCTATATTGGGCGAGGCATTGGTCGTGCCGCTGCGATGAGTGCCATCATGCTGCTGGGCTGCGTACTCATTGCGGCTGTCACCGCCGGCCAACATGTGCTGAAAGCAGCAGTGGTGGAAACCGCTGCTGTCACCCACGATGTGGATGTGACCCTTACCGGGGTCGGCGATCCGGTGCCGCTGCCACTCGTTGATACGCTGCGCAACGATCCCGGGGTGGAAGCTGTGGCCACGCCACCGATGGTGCAACTGCGGGTGCAGCTGCCAGAGCTTTCCACCACCAGCACCGTTGATGCGCTAGTACTCGGGGTCGACCAGGCCGATACCCTGACCCGCGGTCACCAAACGATCGCCGATGCGGATGTGTTGATCGGTCGAATGAGTCCGCTGCGAGATCAGCTTGCCGACGGCGCGACAGTCACCGCCCAACTGGGGGACTTCACCATTTTTGATCTCACAACCAGCTACGCGGATATCCCCTTTGATGTTATCCAGCCGCGCCGTGTCCCCGAGGAGATCACTGCCGCCGCACAGCAGCTAGAAGCCAACACAGGTGGGGTGCCGATAGTGCTTGTGCGGGTTGCCGGGGAAGCTAACCAGGCCGCCGACAATCCCACCCTGGCCAATATCAAAGCAGCCGTTGGCACGTCACCAACCCCGGTGAGCTTGCTGGAACGGTTCACCGCCCGGGAAAGCATCACCGAATCCGCGCAGCGAATTGTCACTATCGCAAACTTAATGACGGCTGTCGCCCTCTTGATAGCCGCCGTCGGTGTCACCAACACGGTGCTACTCAGCGTGCAACAACGGCGCCGCGATCAGGCATTACTGCACAGCATCGGTTTGCTGCATCGACAATATGTGCTCAGCACCTTGGCGGAAACTGTCCTTATCACCGCACCAGCCGCAATCATCGGTATCCTCAGCGGGGCAATACTTGGCACCTGGTCGGCGCAGGCCATCACCTTCCGCCAAGTCGTGTGGACACTACCGGATGATCCCAGCGCCGTCATCGGCTACATCATCGTGCCGATTCTGGTCGCAGTATTCGCCGCAGCTGTTGGCATCCTGTTCACCAGCCGCAGCACCCGCCCCGCCGACTACCGATAA